In Phragmites australis chromosome 24, lpPhrAust1.1, whole genome shotgun sequence, the following are encoded in one genomic region:
- the LOC133906906 gene encoding uncharacterized protein LOC133906906 gives MEAVAATWNLTRSVSLPARLCRSRTARFPSLQLCPLSASAAASPRARSDADLASFARSGAVVRHSPIRAILDADEEDQEKAPGGLDRLLKGAGAGKNGGGCDMREYYRRVLRVDPENPLLLRNYGKYMHEVEGDLAGAEGCYARALLACPGDAELLSLYGRVIWEAHQEKDRAAAYLERAVQAAPDDCYVLGSYASFLWDAEEEEEQVADVQKEETTASTVAVVVASPALVPAC, from the exons ATGGAAGCCGTCGCAGCCACGTGGAACCTGACCCGCTCCGTCTCCCTCCCCGCCCGCCTGTGCCGCTCCCGCACAGCCAGGTTCCCATCCCTCCAACTGTGCCCCCTCTCTGCCTCCGCTGCAGCCTCGCCCCGCGCCAGGTCCGACGCCGACCTCGCCTCCTTCGCAAGATCCGGCGCCGTCGTCCGCCACTCCCCCATCCGTGCCATCCTCGATGCCGACGAGGAAGATCAGGAGAAGGCGCCAGGGGGCTTGGACCGCCTCCTCAAGGGCGCCGGGGCCGGCAAGAACGGCGGCGGCTGTGACATGCGGGAGTACTACCGGCGGGTGCTGCGGGTGGATCCGGAGAACCCGCTGCTGCTGCGCAACTACGGCAAGTACATGCACGAGGTGGAGGGCGACCTGGCGGGCGCCGAGGGGTGCTACGCGCGCGCGCTGCTGGCATGCCCCGGCGACGCGGAGCTGCTGAGCCTCTACGGGCGCGTCATCTGGGAAGCGCACCAGGAGAAGGACCGCGCGGCGGCCTACTTGGAGCGCGCCGTGCAAGCCGCGCCCGATGACTG CTACGTGCTGGGATCGTACGCGAGCTTCCTGTGGgacgccgaagaggaggaggagcaggtggcTGATGTGCAGAAAGAGGAAACAACTGCAAGCACGGTGGCCGTGGTGGTGGCATCTCCGGCGTTGGTGCCCGCGTGCTGA